One genomic window of Solanum stenotomum isolate F172 chromosome 9, ASM1918654v1, whole genome shotgun sequence includes the following:
- the LOC125876426 gene encoding cellulose synthase-like protein H1 produces MAPKTPSSIPLYEIKYRKNYISRVIELFILFLLFSLLAYRFLTLKFHGLQWLLALICESWFTFIWILTVSTKWNQVEPTTYPLRLLERTSKFPAVDIFVTTADSVLEPPLITINTVLSLLAVDYPANKLACYVSDDGASIVTYYSLVEASKFAKLWVPFCKKYNIALRAPFRYFSGNSSPPQDSSQEFQQDWTRMKDEYKQLCKKIEDASTQEPETFDFAGDFAVFSNIQQKNHPTIIKVILENKEGVADGLPHLVYISREKRPKHPHQFKAGAMNVLTRVSGVMTNAPFMLNVDCDMYANNPQVVLHAMCYFLGAKDEIDCGFVQFPQFFYDGLKEDPYGNQLKVLHEYFGRGVSGIQGPFYQGSGCFHRRKVIYGSSPYEKITAGELKDEYIQKTYGMSEKLSTSIAKTLLEGSNIIEQFNSDCPSSSIEVAHQVGSCGFEFGTAWGQKLGWLYGTVTEDVLTGLFIQSRGWKSAYCLPDPPAFLGCAPAAGPASMIQQKRWATGLFEVLFNSKSPIIGTLFGKLQLRQCMAYLQIQLWALRSIFEVCYAILPAYCLITNSHFLPQANEPSIVIPALISIIYNLYGLSEYIRANEPIIAWMNNQRMWRVNAMSAWLFGILSVTIKLFGFSETAFEITKKDQNDTNSDIGRFTFDDSPIFVPGTAILLLNLSALFIGVLDFKKGNNIEWGLGEVICIMWIVFVFWAFLKGFFAKGKYGIPTSSILKAGTLALLLVHLFKFKQ; encoded by the exons ATGGCTCCCAAAACACCTTCTTCTATTCCTCTTTATGAAATTAAGTATAGAAAAAACTATATATCAAGAGTAATAGAACTCttcattcttttccttttgttctCACTTTTGGCCTATAGATTCCTCACTCTAAAATTTCATGGTTTACAATGGCTCTTGGCTCTTATATGTGAATCATGGTTCACTTTCATTTGGATTCTCACCGTTAGCACAAAATGGAATCAAGTTGAACCAACAACATATCCTCTACGCCTTTTGGAACG GACTTCGAAGTTTCCAGCTGTGGATATATTTGTTACAACAGCAGATTCCGTCCTAGAACCGCCTCTCATAACGATAAACACCGTGTTATCGTTGTTAGCGGTGGATTATCCGGCTAATAAGCTAGCTTGTTATGTCTCAGACGATGGTGCATCAATTGTTACGTATTATTCACTTGTTGAAGCATCAAAATTTGCTAAACTTTGGGTTCCTTTTTGTAAGAAATATAATATTGCTCTTAGAGCCCCTTTTCGATATTTTAGTGGTAACTCATCACCGCCACAAGATAGTTCACAAGAGTTTCAACAAGATTGGACAAGAATGAAG GATGAATATAAACAGTTGTGTAAAAAGATAGAAGACGCAAGTACTCAAGAACCAGAGACATTTGATTTTGCTGGAGATTTTGCTGTTTTCtcaaatatccaacaaaaaaatcatcCGACCATTATAAAG GTTATATTGGAGAACAAGGAGGGTGTTGCTGATGGATTGCCTCATCTTGTGTACATCTCTAGAGAGAAGCGACCAAAACATCCACATCAATTCAAAGCTGGCGCCATGAATGTTCTG ACTAGAGTATCTGGAGTGATGACAAATGCACCATTCATGCTAAATGTGGATTGTGACATGTATGCAAATAACCCACAAGTTGTTCTACATGCCATGTGTTATTTTCTTGGTGCTAAGGATGAGATAGACTGTGGCTTTGTTCAATTTCCACAATTCTTTTATGATGGATTGAAAGAAGATCCTTATGGAAATCAATTAAAAGTTTTACACGAG TATTTTGGAAGAGGAGTTAGTGGTATTCAAGGGCCATTTTATCAAGGATCGGGATGTTTCCATAGACGAAAAGTTATATATGGCTCGTCACCATATGAAAAAATAACTGCAG GAGAATTGAAGGATGAGTATATACAGAAAACTTATGGAATGTCAGAGAAGTTATCAACATCAATTGCTAAGACTCTCTTAGAAGGATCAAATATTATCGAGCAATTCAATTCTGATTGTCCCTCAAGTTCCATTGAGGTAGCACATCAAGTTGGAAGCTGTGGATTTGAATTTGGCACTGCTTGGGGTCAAAAG TTGGGCTGGCTATATGGTACTGTAACAGAAGATGTCCTTACTGGACTCTTTATCCAATCAAGAGGCTGGAAATCCGCCTACTGTTTACCCGACCCGCCTGCCTTTCTTGGATGTGCACCTGCAGCTGGGCCTGCCTCAATGATCCAACAAAAAAGATGGGCTACTGGGCTTTTTGAAGTTCTCTTTAACAGTAAAAGCCCAATTATTGGAACCCTTTTTGGGAAGCTTCAATTGAGACAATGCATGGCTTATTTGCAGATCCAATTATGGGCCCTGAGATCCATTTTTGAAGTTTGTTATGCTATTCTGCCTGCATATTGCCTCATCACCAATTCCCACTTTTTACCCCAG GCAAATGAACCAAGTATAGTTATACCAGCATTAATCTCTATTATCTACAATCTATATGGTTTATCAGAGTATATTAGAGCAAATGAACCAATAATAGCATGGATGAACAATCAAAGAATGTGGAGGGTTAATGCTATGAGTGCATGGCTATTTGGTATTCTAAGTGttacaattaaattatttggatTTTCTGAGACTGCATTtgaaattacaaaaaaagaccaaaatgacacAAATTCTGATATTGGAAGGTTCACATTTGATGATTCTCCAATTTTTGTGCCTGGAACTGCAATTCTCTTATTGAATCTTAGTGCCTTGTTTATTGGAGTGTTGGATTTTAAGAAAGGGAATAATATTGAATGGGGATTAGGAGAAGTTATATGCATTATGTGgattgtttttgtattttgggCATTTTTGAAGGGCTTTTTTGCTAAAGGAAAGTATGGGATACCAACATCAAGTATTCTCAAGGCAGGGACATTGGCATTGTTGTTAGTCcatcttttcaaatttaaacaataa
- the LOC125876429 gene encoding cell differentiation protein rcd1-like → MENLPESPFSDSALISSLCNISSSHADMQQNSHDLDGLTPNQLVLLLHDSNLRGEVMYQLIKKRDTCEDLAPLLWNTFNVVYMLLLEVISVYWKLSPPTLSMKESTRVCNALALFQVMAKNPETRKELIEAKIPCYFYPFLKPSGDDKPLEYLRLTSLGVLGALAKFDDPYGPKVLHFFLETEVVPSCLECIDLCDELSRKVATLIVMKILMQEKGMSYCCATPERFYSIVQVLYRVVQKLTEKPCLLHLMYVIQCFLSLSEVFKFIGPSEAFIRQVPPQLFDNTFKDILRDDHETAWMLQVLHSNVYGRLFPPE, encoded by the exons ATGGAGAATCTACCAGAGTCACCATTTTCGGATTCTGCATTGATATCATCGCTATGCAACATTTCTTCTTCTCATGCGGATATGCAACAAAATTCTCATGACTTAGATGGTCTCACTCCAAATCAATTGGTGTTGTTACTCCATGATAGTAATCTTCGTGGAGAAGTCATGTATCAACTCATCAAG aAGCGAGATACATGCGAAGATCTAGCTCCATTGCTGTGGAACACCTTCAATGTAGTTTACATGCTTTTGCTG GAGGTCATATCAGTGTATTGGAAGTTGTCACCCCCAACGCTATCTATGAAGGAGTCAACTCGAGTGTGTAATGCTCTTGCTTTGTTTCAG GTTATGGCCAAAAATCCAGAAACAAGAAAGGAGCTTATAGAAG CTAAAATACCATGTTATTTCTACCCATTTCTCAAGCCTAGTGGAGACGACAAGCCTTTGGAGTATTTGAGGCTCACCAGCTTGGGTGTTCTCGGTGCCCTAGCAAAG TTTGATGATCCATATGGACCAAAGGTCCTTCATTTTTTCCTGGAAACGGAAGTGGTTCCTTCGTGCCTGGAGTGCATTGATCTATGCGATGAACTGTCAAGGAAG GTTGCAACTCTCATAGTTATGAAAATTCTGATGCAAGAGAAGGGAATGTCCTATTGTTGTGCTACGCCTGAACGCTTCTACTCGATAGTACAGGTCTTGTACCGAGTGGTACAGAAACTTACTGAAAAACCTTGTTTGCTGCATCTAATGTATGTGATACAATGTTTTCTTAGTCTTTCAGAAGTATTCAAGTTCATCGG GCCATCTGAGGCATTCATACGCCAAGTTCCTCCTCAGCTATTTGACAACACCTTTAAGGACATTCTTCGT GATGACCACGAAACGGCATGGATGTTGCAGGTGCTACATTCCAATGTTTATGGACGTCTATTTCCCCCTGAATGA